In the genome of Terriglobales bacterium, the window ATCGGGCGAGCGCAGCGCCATGATGAGAGCCACGGCGTCGTCGGAGGCGGTATCGGTGTCAATCAGGAATTGAGGTTGCACGCCGGGTAGGATAACAAAACCCGCTACGTTCGTAGAGTTGTCGCAATGCAATGGCTAATGAATGTTGTCAAGCGCAGCCCGTGCGCCATTCTCTCCTTCGTTTCTCAGAGTAAGCAAAAAAGCCCCAACGGGGACGCGCTAAAGCGCGCCCCCACACGGGCAAACCTGGTGCTCTCCTAGCTCTGTAGCGAAGCAGGCTGGCCGTTGCCGCCGATTTGGTAGCCGATGCCGCGAACGGTGCGAATGAGCGGACGATCGTGGCCGGAATCGACCTTGCGACGCAAATAGTTGATGTAGACGTCGACGACGTTGGTCATGTTGTCGAGGCTCAGGCGCCAGACCTGCGCGGCGATGGAGTGGCGCGTGACGGGTTGGCCTTCGTTGCGCATCAAGAATTCGAGCAAAGAGAATTCCTTGGGGCTGAGCTCGATATCGCGGCTGCCACGGCGAACGGTATGGCTGACGCGGTCGAGCTCGAGGTCATCGATTTGAAGCACGGCGCGGCCCGGGCGGTTTCCCCGGCGCAACACGGCGCGAATGCGGGCGGCAAGTTCTGCAAACGCAAAGGGCTTCGCCAGATAGTCGTCGGCACCGGCGTCGAGCCCACGAACGCGTTCTTCGACGAGACTGGAACCCGTCACGATGACCACGGGCAAATCGGGTTTTCGCGAACGAATCTCACGCAGCACGTCCAAGCCGCCGCGCCCGGGTAGATCCAGGTCCAGAAGAAGCAGATCATAAGGCTGCTCGGAAGCTATTTTTTTGGCTTCGCAGCCATCGGAAACGACGTGCACGGCGAAATGTTCCTGCTGCAAACGCCTTTGCAGAAATTCGGCGAAGGAGTGGTCATCTTCAGCGACAAGAATGCGCATGGACTCACACGTGATACGCAGATTTTGGAAGGGGATGTCTTAGCTTGGCGGGAGCAGAAGCGGGTGTCAAGGCGGCCAACCAGGCTGTTGGCCGAAGAGTATCGCTAGCAGTCCGCGTCTCACCCCGTCACGGACTGACTGGTGCATCCGGCACAATATTCTGGTATCTTCTGCAACGCTGGAGTTGTCCCCCGCCCGGAGAAGATCTATGAACATTTCACTCACCATCAACGGGAAAAGCTATTCCCAAGACGTCGAACCACGCCTGCTGCTGATTCATTTCCTGCGCGACGTCGCGGGCCTGACGGGCACGCACATGGGCTGCGAAACTTCGCTCTGCGGGGCGTGCACCGTGGAGCTGAATGGCAGAGCGATTAAGAGTTGCACGATGTTTGCGGTGCAGGCCAACGGCGCGGAGATCGTGACCGTGGAAGGCCTGGCGACGAACGGAAAACTCGATCCCGTCCAGGAAGCGTTCTGGAATGAGCACGGATTGCAGTGCGGATTCTGCACGCCGGGAATGATTATGGCTTCGAAGCAGATTCTAGATCGCAATCCGGCTCCTACGGAAGATGAGATTCGGCACGGGCTCGAAGGCAATGTTTGCCGTTGCACGGGATACCAGCACATTGTCAACGCGGTAAAAGCCGCCGCTGCGGGCGCGGGAAAGTAGGAGGCGACCATGGCCACCACGACGACTAAAGTCGAAACTTTTGTCGGCAAGCGCATCCGGCGCCGCGAAGATCCGCGGCTCATCACCGGTACGGCAACGTATGTCGAAGACATCCAGATGCCAGGGATGAACTACGCGGTGATCGTGCGGAGCCCACACGCCGCAGCGCGCATTCGCTCGATTGACACGAAGAAAGCAGAAGCCGCACCCGGAGTGGTTTGCGTTTTCACGGGCAAGGATACGAAAGGTGTGGGCGCGGTGCCCTGCGGCATCGTGATGCCAGACTTGCGCGTGCCGCAGCATACGATCCTCGCCACTGACCGCGTTTATTTCGTGGGACACCCCGTCGCGGTAGTTGTGGCGCGGGACCGTTACCTGGCGAGCGACGCCGCCGATTTGATTGAGGTGGATTACGAAGTGCTGCCCGCGGTGGCCAACCCGGAGAAGGCACTGGCGAAAGGCGCACCGGCTGTGCATCCACAGTGGCCGGACAACGTCGCGTTCACGTATCACCAGGACGGCGGCGATATCGACAAGGCGTTTGCGCAGGCCGATGTCGTGGTGAAGCAGCGCATCGTGAGCCAGCGGCTCGTTCCCATGGCGATGGAAACGCGCGGCGTCGTTGCCGAATGGCGCGGGGCGGACCGTCAGCTCAACCTTTACACGTCGACGCAAATTCCGCACCTGGTGCGCACGCTGGTGGCGGGCATGCTCGGCCTGGAAGAAAACCGCATGCGTGTGATCGCGCCGGAAGTGGGAGGAGGGTTTGGCAGCAAGCTGAACGTTTATGCCGAAGAAGCGCTGATGGGCTACGTGTCGATGAAAATCAACAAGCCCGTCAAGTGGATTGAATCGCGCCGCGAGAATTTTACGTGCACGATTCACGGGCGCGGTCACGTGGACTACTACGAAGTCGCCGCGAAGCGCGACGGCACGATTCTCGGCATCAAGCTGAAACTGATTCAAGACGTGGGCGCGTATCACCAGTTGCTGACGCCGCTGATTCCCCAGTTGAGTGTTCTGATGATGCCAGGACTTTACAACACGCCGAACATTCGCGCGGATATCGTGGGCGTGTTCACGAATTGCGTGCCGACGGATGCGTATCGCGGCGCGGGCCGCCCCGAAGCCACGCACGGGATCGAGCGTATGGTCGATATTCTTGCGGCTGAGCTGAAGATGGATCCGGCGGAAATTCGCTTCAAGAATTTCGTCAACAAGGACAACTTCCCCTATCCCACGGCCACGGGCCTCATGTATGACTCCGGTGATTACGCGACGCCGCTGGAGAAGGCGCTCGACCTCGTTGGCTATCACAAGCTGCGCCAGGAACAAACCGACTTGCGCAAGCAAGGCAAATACATGGGCATCGGCATTTCTACTTACGGCGAAATCTGCGCCATCGGCCCGTCGCCCGCGACGCCCGCGGGCGGATGGGAAAGCGCCACGGTGAAAATCGAGCCCAGCGGCAAAGTCACCATCATGACGGGGGCGTGCCCGCACGGGCAGGGCGAAGAAACTACGTTCGCGCAAATTGCCGCCGATGAGCTTGGGGTCGGTCTCGACGACATCCTGGTGATTCGCGGCGATACCGCCATTGTGCAATATGGCATCGGAACTTTCGGCAGCCGGGCCACAGCGGTTGGCGGCACGGCGCTTTACTACGCGTTGCAAGACTTGAAAGCCAAGGTCAAAAAATTCGGCGCGATGCTGCTGGAATCGGAAGACGTTTCGCTGATTGGCGGGCAGGTCATTGACAACAAGACGGGCAACTCGAAAACGTTCCAGGAAATTGCGGGAGCCACGTATCGCGCATTGAAACTGCCTCCGAACACGGAGCCCGGGTTGATGGCCACGCGCTTCTGGGAGCCGCCGAACTTCACGTTCCCCTTTGGCGCGCACATCGTGGTCACAGATATCGACAACGAAACCGGCCAGATCAAGATCCGCCGCTACGTTGCAGTCGACGATTGCGGGAACATTTTGAATCCGCTCATTGTCGACGGGCAAATCCACGGCGGTGTGGCGCAAGGCCTCGGGCAGGCGTTGTGGGAGCAGGCGGTTTATGACGACAATGGACAACTCGTCACCGGCGAATTGACGGACTATGCGCTCCCCCGCGCACACATGATGCCGTGGATTGAAAGCCAGCACACGTGCACGCCGTCACCGGTGAATCCGCTCGGCGTGAAAGGCGTCGGCGAAGCGGGCACGATTGGGTGCTCACCCGCCGTCGTCAATTCTGTGGTTGACGCACTTTCTCCGCTGGGGGTGCGTCACCTCGACATGCCGCTGACGCCGGAAAAAATCTGGAAAGTTCTGGCTACGAAGAACTGAGCTGGGGAACTGAGAGGAGCAACGGAAATGATTGCG includes:
- a CDS encoding response regulator transcription factor, with product MRILVAEDDHSFAEFLQRRLQQEHFAVHVVSDGCEAKKIASEQPYDLLLLDLDLPGRGGLDVLREIRSRKPDLPVVIVTGSSLVEERVRGLDAGADDYLAKPFAFAELAARIRAVLRRGNRPGRAVLQIDDLELDRVSHTVRRGSRDIELSPKEFSLLEFLMRNEGQPVTRHSIAAQVWRLSLDNMTNVVDVYINYLRRKVDSGHDRPLIRTVRGIGYQIGGNGQPASLQS
- a CDS encoding (2Fe-2S)-binding protein, whose protein sequence is MNISLTINGKSYSQDVEPRLLLIHFLRDVAGLTGTHMGCETSLCGACTVELNGRAIKSCTMFAVQANGAEIVTVEGLATNGKLDPVQEAFWNEHGLQCGFCTPGMIMASKQILDRNPAPTEDEIRHGLEGNVCRCTGYQHIVNAVKAAAAGAGK
- a CDS encoding xanthine dehydrogenase family protein molybdopterin-binding subunit; its protein translation is MATTTTKVETFVGKRIRRREDPRLITGTATYVEDIQMPGMNYAVIVRSPHAAARIRSIDTKKAEAAPGVVCVFTGKDTKGVGAVPCGIVMPDLRVPQHTILATDRVYFVGHPVAVVVARDRYLASDAADLIEVDYEVLPAVANPEKALAKGAPAVHPQWPDNVAFTYHQDGGDIDKAFAQADVVVKQRIVSQRLVPMAMETRGVVAEWRGADRQLNLYTSTQIPHLVRTLVAGMLGLEENRMRVIAPEVGGGFGSKLNVYAEEALMGYVSMKINKPVKWIESRRENFTCTIHGRGHVDYYEVAAKRDGTILGIKLKLIQDVGAYHQLLTPLIPQLSVLMMPGLYNTPNIRADIVGVFTNCVPTDAYRGAGRPEATHGIERMVDILAAELKMDPAEIRFKNFVNKDNFPYPTATGLMYDSGDYATPLEKALDLVGYHKLRQEQTDLRKQGKYMGIGISTYGEICAIGPSPATPAGGWESATVKIEPSGKVTIMTGACPHGQGEETTFAQIAADELGVGLDDILVIRGDTAIVQYGIGTFGSRATAVGGTALYYALQDLKAKVKKFGAMLLESEDVSLIGGQVIDNKTGNSKTFQEIAGATYRALKLPPNTEPGLMATRFWEPPNFTFPFGAHIVVTDIDNETGQIKIRRYVAVDDCGNILNPLIVDGQIHGGVAQGLGQALWEQAVYDDNGQLVTGELTDYALPRAHMMPWIESQHTCTPSPVNPLGVKGVGEAGTIGCSPAVVNSVVDALSPLGVRHLDMPLTPEKIWKVLATKN